The following are encoded in a window of Amycolatopsis lexingtonensis genomic DNA:
- a CDS encoding DedA family protein, with translation MELLGQVTELLRGALGSPWLWVVVFAVSGLDALLPFMPSETTVVTVAVLLGPDPAQLTLLATVAAGGAWAGDCLGYAVGRSAGPRAIARLQRGPEGQRRYEWARDQVRRNGGLLIIAARYLPGGRVASSLANGSLGYPLPRFVVLDLAGAAIWAVYSVLIGLAGGAAFADEPGKGLLLSFSLGLGLVFAIEAGRRLRSAHARSDRRPRRRAEAGGADSRPGGPGAELSEVDCP, from the coding sequence GTGGAACTCCTGGGGCAGGTCACCGAGCTGCTGCGCGGCGCGCTCGGCTCGCCGTGGCTGTGGGTGGTCGTCTTCGCGGTGTCCGGATTGGACGCCTTGCTGCCGTTCATGCCCAGCGAGACGACGGTCGTCACCGTCGCGGTCCTGCTCGGACCCGATCCCGCGCAGCTGACCCTGCTCGCCACGGTCGCGGCCGGCGGGGCGTGGGCGGGCGACTGCCTCGGGTACGCCGTCGGGCGGTCCGCCGGGCCGCGGGCGATCGCGCGGCTGCAACGCGGGCCCGAGGGGCAGCGGCGCTACGAATGGGCGCGCGACCAGGTGCGGCGCAACGGCGGGCTGCTCATCATCGCCGCCCGTTACCTGCCCGGCGGGCGCGTCGCCAGCTCGCTCGCGAACGGCAGCCTGGGGTACCCGCTGCCGAGGTTCGTCGTGCTCGACCTCGCCGGCGCGGCGATCTGGGCGGTCTACAGCGTGCTGATCGGCCTCGCCGGCGGCGCCGCCTTCGCCGACGAGCCGGGCAAGGGCCTGCTGCTGTCCTTCAGCCTCGGCCTGGGCCTGGTCTTCGCCATCGAAGCCGGCCGGCGGCTACGGTCGGCCCATGCTCGAAGCGATCGACGTCCACGCCGACGCGCTGAAGCGGGCGGCGCTGACAGCCGGCCCGGCGGCCCCGGTGCCGAACTGTCCGAAGTGGACTGTCCATGA
- a CDS encoding SAM-dependent methyltransferase — MAGRGRLSPVGAPTRGTTNPNRLRRVDRWIAASPPTTRLLRAAGSPLVVDLGYGASPVTTVELARWLRRVRPDVRVLGLELDPERVAAALPAASPPSLDFRRGGFELAGTRPVLVRAFNVLRQYAEDEVAGAWGLVLDSMAPGGLLVEGTCDEIGRLSTWVLVSAAGPVSLTLSMRLAGLDRPSTIAERLPKALIHRNVPGERVHALLSALDTCWATAAPHQAFGVRSRWLETVRLLIARGWPVLGPPSRVRLGELTVPWSSVAPA, encoded by the coding sequence GTGGCTGGCCGGGGCCGCCTGAGCCCGGTCGGCGCGCCGACCCGCGGCACGACCAACCCGAACCGCCTGCGCCGGGTCGACCGGTGGATCGCGGCTTCCCCGCCGACGACCCGGCTGCTGCGCGCGGCCGGCTCCCCGCTGGTCGTCGACCTCGGCTACGGCGCTTCCCCGGTGACGACGGTCGAGCTGGCCCGGTGGCTGCGGCGGGTCCGGCCGGACGTCCGTGTGCTGGGCCTGGAGCTGGATCCCGAGCGGGTCGCCGCCGCGTTGCCCGCCGCGTCGCCGCCGTCGCTGGACTTCCGCCGCGGCGGGTTCGAGCTGGCCGGGACGCGGCCGGTGCTGGTGCGCGCGTTCAACGTGCTGCGGCAGTACGCGGAGGACGAGGTCGCGGGCGCGTGGGGCCTGGTGCTGGACTCGATGGCGCCGGGCGGCCTGCTGGTCGAAGGCACCTGCGACGAGATCGGGCGGCTGTCGACGTGGGTGCTGGTGTCGGCGGCCGGGCCGGTTTCCCTGACGCTGTCGATGCGGCTGGCCGGGCTGGACCGGCCGTCGACGATCGCCGAGCGGCTGCCGAAGGCGCTGATCCACCGGAACGTGCCGGGCGAGCGGGTCCACGCGCTGCTCTCGGCGCTGGACACCTGCTGGGCCACGGCGGCGCCGCACCAGGCGTTCGGCGTCCGCTCGCGCTGGCTGGAAACGGTCCGGCTGCTGATCGCGCGCGGCTGGCCGGTGCTCGGCCCGCCGTCCCGCGTCCGCCTCGGTGAGCTGACCGTCCCCTGGTCCTCAGTCGCGCCCGCCTGA
- a CDS encoding maleylpyruvate isomerase family mycothiol-dependent enzyme, with protein MLEAIDVHADALKRAALTAGPAAPVPNCPKWTVHDLVTHIAFVHGLVVSLAVNQPAKPAPPPGWDDVLGWWDGQRLALREALGRNPEAPAFSPYPGFASTVGDWTRRMAHETAIHRLDAESALAAAPQTRFSPEFANDGIDEFLTYLAPRLGFAIGVRVTTPERTWTVGAPATEVSGAADDVYRALYGRPHQAVLRGDRLPAV; from the coding sequence ATGCTCGAAGCGATCGACGTCCACGCCGACGCGCTGAAGCGGGCGGCGCTGACAGCCGGCCCGGCGGCCCCGGTGCCGAACTGTCCGAAGTGGACTGTCCATGACCTGGTGACGCACATCGCGTTCGTGCACGGCCTGGTCGTCAGCCTGGCGGTGAACCAGCCGGCGAAACCGGCTCCGCCGCCGGGCTGGGACGACGTCCTCGGCTGGTGGGACGGCCAGCGCCTGGCCCTGCGCGAAGCACTGGGCCGGAACCCGGAAGCCCCCGCGTTTTCGCCGTACCCGGGCTTCGCCTCGACGGTCGGCGACTGGACGCGGCGGATGGCGCACGAGACGGCGATCCACCGCCTCGACGCCGAATCCGCCCTCGCGGCCGCCCCGCAGACCCGCTTCTCCCCCGAGTTCGCGAACGACGGCATCGACGAGTTCCTGACGTACCTCGCTCCGCGCCTCGGCTTCGCCATCGGCGTGCGGGTCACGACACCGGAACGGACGTGGACCGTCGGCGCCCCGGCGACCGAGGTGTCCGGCGCCGCCGACGACGTCTACCGGGCCCTGTACGGCCGCCCCCACCAGGCGGTGCTGCGCGGGGACCGGCTCCCCGCGGTCTGA
- a CDS encoding DUF4349 domain-containing protein, whose product MRTRWRAALAITAAALALAGCSAGENGASSTADSAGVAPAVPNQGTAGKPESKVTPPQAGATDRKLSRSARLELTATKVVDVVAQARGIAQGAGGYTGQESTGEEYATLSLAVPADKLDGALDQLSHLGTSLVKRELNTQDVTEQVVDVEARLQTQRASVERIRALLAKATSVSEIASVESELTSRESALESLEQQRNSLAGSVAMATVAMSIRSVAAPPPAEEDHSGFLGGLAGGWDAFLTFGGGLLTVLGAIAPFLLIVGPLAWGGWWLNRRRRAARPEPTEV is encoded by the coding sequence ATGCGGACTCGATGGAGAGCGGCGCTCGCGATCACCGCGGCGGCGCTGGCGCTGGCCGGCTGCTCGGCGGGGGAGAACGGGGCATCGTCCACGGCGGACAGTGCCGGGGTCGCGCCCGCCGTGCCGAATCAGGGGACGGCGGGCAAGCCGGAGTCGAAGGTGACCCCGCCGCAGGCGGGCGCCACCGACCGGAAGCTGTCCCGCAGCGCGCGGCTGGAGCTGACCGCGACCAAGGTCGTCGACGTCGTCGCGCAGGCCCGCGGGATCGCGCAGGGCGCGGGCGGCTACACCGGGCAGGAGAGCACGGGCGAGGAGTACGCGACGCTCAGCCTCGCGGTGCCGGCGGACAAGCTCGACGGCGCGCTCGACCAGCTCTCGCACCTGGGCACGAGCCTGGTGAAGCGGGAGCTGAACACCCAGGACGTGACCGAGCAGGTCGTCGACGTCGAGGCGCGGCTGCAGACGCAGCGGGCGTCGGTGGAGCGGATCCGCGCGCTGCTCGCGAAGGCGACTTCGGTGTCGGAGATCGCCTCGGTCGAGAGCGAGCTGACCAGCCGTGAGTCGGCGCTGGAATCGCTGGAGCAGCAGCGGAATTCGCTGGCGGGCAGCGTCGCGATGGCAACGGTGGCGATGAGCATCCGCAGCGTGGCGGCGCCCCCGCCGGCGGAAGAGGACCACAGCGGGTTCCTGGGCGGGCTGGCCGGCGGCTGGGACGCGTTCCTGACCTTCGGCGGGGGGCTGCTGACCGTGCTGGGCGCGATCGCGCCGTTCTTGCTGATCGTGGGCCCGCTGGCCTGGGGTGGCTGGTGGCTGAACCGGCGCCGCCGCGCGGCCCGGCCGGAGCCGACCGAGGTGTGA
- the purU gene encoding formyltetrahydrofolate deformylase — MTAPERRYVITFGCPDRTGIIARISGFLAEHGGWIVEAAYHTDPDTGWFFTRQVVRADSLPFDADELRARFGEVAADLSAESSWQVSDTGERRRAVVLVSKAGHCLYDLLGRVASGELDVDIAAVIGNHESLADITRAHGIPFHHVPFPAGGKEAAFEQVRKLVDEHDPHAVVLARFMQILPADLCRDWAGRAINIHHSFLPSFIGAKPYHQAHTRGVKLVGATCHYVTADLDAGPIIEQDVIRVDHGDSVEDMVRKGRDIEKVTLARGLRWHLENRVLVHGNRTVVF; from the coding sequence GTGACCGCTCCCGAACGCCGCTACGTCATCACCTTCGGCTGCCCCGACCGCACCGGCATCATCGCCCGGATCTCCGGGTTCCTCGCCGAGCACGGCGGCTGGATCGTCGAAGCGGCCTACCACACCGACCCGGACACCGGCTGGTTCTTCACCCGCCAGGTCGTCCGGGCCGACTCCCTGCCGTTCGACGCCGACGAGCTGCGCGCCCGCTTCGGCGAGGTGGCCGCGGACCTGTCCGCCGAGTCGAGCTGGCAGGTCAGCGACACCGGTGAGCGGCGCCGCGCGGTGGTGCTCGTCTCGAAGGCCGGGCACTGCCTGTACGACCTGCTCGGCCGGGTCGCGTCCGGCGAGCTCGACGTCGACATCGCGGCGGTGATCGGCAATCACGAGTCGCTCGCCGACATCACCCGCGCGCACGGCATCCCGTTCCACCACGTGCCGTTCCCGGCCGGCGGCAAGGAAGCGGCGTTCGAGCAGGTGCGGAAGCTGGTCGACGAGCACGACCCGCACGCGGTGGTGCTGGCCCGGTTCATGCAGATCCTGCCCGCGGACCTGTGCCGCGACTGGGCCGGCCGCGCGATCAACATCCACCACAGCTTCCTGCCGTCGTTCATCGGCGCGAAGCCGTACCACCAGGCGCACACCCGCGGCGTGAAGCTGGTCGGCGCGACCTGCCACTACGTGACGGCGGACCTCGACGCGGGCCCGATCATCGAGCAGGACGTCATCCGCGTCGACCACGGCGACTCGGTCGAGGACATGGTCCGCAAGGGCCGCGACATCGAGAAGGTGACGCTGGCCCGCGGCCTGCGCTGGCACCTGGAGAACCGGGTGCTGGTGCACGGCAACCGCACCGTGGTGTTCTGA
- a CDS encoding DUF2505 domain-containing protein, whose protein sequence is MGSRIEHRAEFAADVAAVYAAVSGEDALRARLAELGGHDAALLAYEVSGTDLRYQLRQGISADRLPQAVRTLHKGDLLVTRTQTWRVSNDGTGHQGQAAVEVGGVPGEITARTAVLANGAKTVLRTSGEVTVRIPLFGGKLESVIAEQVTKLLEREAEFTAKWLAGAA, encoded by the coding sequence ATGGGATCCCGGATCGAGCACCGCGCTGAGTTCGCCGCCGACGTCGCCGCCGTGTACGCCGCGGTGTCCGGCGAGGACGCGTTGCGGGCGCGGCTGGCGGAGCTCGGCGGGCACGACGCGGCGCTGCTGGCGTACGAGGTCTCGGGCACGGACCTGCGGTACCAGCTGCGGCAGGGGATCAGCGCGGACCGGCTCCCGCAGGCGGTCCGGACGCTGCACAAGGGCGACCTGCTGGTGACCCGCACGCAGACCTGGCGCGTCAGCAACGACGGCACCGGGCACCAGGGCCAGGCCGCGGTCGAGGTCGGCGGCGTCCCGGGCGAGATCACCGCGCGGACGGCGGTGCTGGCCAACGGCGCGAAGACGGTCCTGCGGACGAGCGGCGAGGTGACGGTCCGGATCCCGCTGTTCGGCGGGAAGCTGGAGAGCGTGATCGCCGAGCAGGTCACCAAACTGCTGGAGCGCGAAGCCGAATTCACCGCGAAGTGGCTGGCCGGGGCCGCCTGA
- a CDS encoding alpha/beta fold hydrolase — MRTEVAGHGGVRLGLRVGGAEHGRPIVFVHGWAQSAGCWAAQFADPALTERFRLVAMDLRGHGASDVPAAGYDDPRVWADDLAAVLDFAGPGAIVVAWSYGGLVLMDHIRVHGTARLGGIVLVGAITEIGRDRAGGRVGPLMREHMRAMLSDNWDEAVPALTEFSRGMAAGPVPGAQAQAMLGASLSVPPAIRSALFRRDIGSEEVLVTVDKPALIAHGTADRVIEPSVAEHALGKIPGAVGRWFADGGHAPFAESAAEFDAVLRQFAEEC; from the coding sequence GTGCGCACCGAAGTCGCCGGGCACGGCGGGGTCCGGCTCGGCCTGCGGGTCGGGGGAGCCGAGCACGGCAGGCCGATCGTGTTCGTGCACGGCTGGGCGCAGTCAGCAGGCTGCTGGGCGGCGCAGTTCGCCGACCCCGCCCTGACCGAACGGTTCCGCCTGGTCGCCATGGATCTTCGGGGGCACGGCGCCTCCGACGTCCCGGCCGCGGGCTACGACGACCCACGTGTCTGGGCCGACGACCTCGCCGCGGTTCTCGACTTCGCCGGGCCGGGCGCGATCGTCGTCGCCTGGTCGTACGGCGGCCTGGTGCTGATGGACCACATCCGGGTGCACGGCACCGCACGGCTGGGCGGCATCGTGCTGGTCGGGGCCATCACCGAGATCGGCCGCGACCGGGCGGGCGGGCGCGTCGGGCCGCTGATGCGCGAGCACATGCGGGCGATGCTTTCGGACAATTGGGATGAAGCGGTTCCCGCGCTCACGGAATTCAGCCGGGGAATGGCCGCCGGGCCGGTGCCCGGCGCGCAGGCCCAGGCCATGCTCGGTGCGTCTCTCAGCGTGCCTCCCGCAATTCGTTCGGCGCTCTTCCGCCGGGACATCGGCAGCGAAGAAGTGCTGGTCACGGTGGACAAACCGGCTCTGATCGCGCACGGAACGGCCGACCGTGTGATCGAACCGTCCGTAGCCGAGCACGCCCTCGGGAAGATTCCGGGTGCCGTTGGGCGTTGGTTCGCTGACGGGGGGCATGCGCCCTTCGCCGAGTCCGCGGCCGAGTTCGACGCGGTACTGCGGCAATTCGCCGAGGAATGCTGA
- a CDS encoding NAD(P)-dependent alcohol dehydrogenase, with the protein MSTTTNAIAAPAPGAPLAPTTIERRDLRPDDVLIDIAYAGICHSDIHQAKEDWGQAIFPMVPGHEIAGVVAAVGSDVTKYQVGDRVGVGCMVDSCGECEYCRAGTEQFCVKGNVQTYNGVGFDGENTYGGYSNQIVVKDAFVCRIPEGIDLDVAAPLLCAGITTYSPLNHWGAGPGKKVAVIGLGGLGHMGVKIAAAMGAEVTVLSQSLKKQEDGLKLGATDYYATSDEATFDVLKGKFDVILNTVSAKLPIDAYLGLLKVGGAMVNVGAPGEPLNYNAFSLLGGNKVLAGSMIGGIAETQEMLDFCAEHGIGAEIETIPADKVNEAYERVENSDVRYRFVIDAKTIGA; encoded by the coding sequence ATGAGCACGACCACGAACGCCATCGCCGCTCCGGCGCCCGGTGCGCCGCTGGCGCCGACCACGATCGAGCGCCGTGACCTGCGTCCCGACGACGTCCTGATCGACATCGCCTACGCGGGCATCTGCCACAGCGACATCCACCAGGCCAAGGAGGACTGGGGCCAGGCGATCTTCCCGATGGTCCCGGGTCACGAGATCGCCGGCGTCGTCGCCGCGGTCGGATCGGACGTCACGAAGTACCAGGTCGGCGACCGGGTCGGCGTCGGGTGCATGGTCGACTCCTGCGGTGAGTGCGAGTACTGCCGGGCGGGCACCGAGCAGTTCTGCGTCAAGGGCAACGTCCAGACCTACAACGGCGTCGGCTTCGACGGCGAGAACACCTACGGCGGCTACAGCAACCAGATCGTCGTGAAGGACGCCTTCGTCTGCCGCATCCCGGAGGGCATCGACCTCGACGTCGCCGCGCCGCTGCTGTGCGCGGGCATCACCACCTACTCACCGCTCAACCACTGGGGCGCCGGCCCCGGCAAGAAGGTCGCCGTGATCGGCCTCGGCGGGCTCGGGCACATGGGCGTCAAGATCGCCGCCGCGATGGGCGCCGAGGTCACCGTGCTGAGCCAGAGCCTCAAGAAGCAGGAAGACGGCCTCAAGCTCGGCGCGACCGACTACTACGCGACCAGCGACGAAGCGACGTTCGACGTGCTCAAGGGCAAGTTCGACGTCATCCTCAACACCGTGTCGGCCAAGCTGCCGATCGACGCCTACCTCGGCCTGCTGAAGGTCGGCGGCGCGATGGTGAACGTCGGCGCGCCCGGAGAGCCGCTGAACTACAACGCCTTCTCGCTGCTGGGCGGCAACAAGGTGCTGGCCGGCTCGATGATCGGCGGCATCGCCGAGACCCAGGAGATGCTGGACTTCTGCGCGGAGCACGGCATCGGCGCGGAGATCGAGACGATCCCGGCGGACAAGGTTAACGAGGCCTACGAGCGCGTCGAGAACTCCGACGTGCGCTACCGGTTCGTCATCGACGCCAAGACGATCGGCGCCTGA
- the mshA gene encoding D-inositol-3-phosphate glycosyltransferase yields MHTSPLEQPGTGDAGGLNVYVSQTATEMARRGVEVEVFTRATASDQPPVAELAPGVTVRHVQAGPFEPLGRDELPAQLCAFTSGVLRTEAFHEPGHYDLIHSHYWLSGQVGWLARDRWSVPLVHTAHTLAKVKNAALAEGDKPEPRTRVIGEEQVVAEADRLVANTAVEARQLIDLYDAEPHAVHAVPPGVDLERFTPGSQHAAREALGLADDDVVLAFAGRIQPLKAPDVLLHAAAAMLRRRPELASRLVVLVVGGPSGSGLEQPQALRELAVSLGIEAQVRFLPPQPGERLARVFRAADVVAVPSYNESFGLVALEAQACGTPVVAAEVGGLPVAVPHGVSGLLVPGHGAEEWADALAAVALRPDRRAELGANAVVHARRFSWRRTTDALLDIYAQATSAFRQALELRAEVAV; encoded by the coding sequence GTGCACACTTCCCCGCTCGAACAGCCGGGTACCGGCGACGCGGGCGGGCTGAACGTCTACGTCAGCCAGACCGCGACCGAGATGGCCCGCCGCGGCGTCGAGGTCGAGGTCTTCACCCGCGCGACCGCGTCCGACCAGCCGCCGGTGGCCGAGCTGGCGCCCGGGGTGACCGTGCGGCACGTGCAGGCCGGGCCGTTCGAGCCGCTGGGCCGCGACGAGCTGCCGGCGCAGCTGTGCGCGTTCACCTCCGGCGTGCTGCGGACCGAGGCCTTCCACGAGCCAGGGCACTACGACCTCATCCACTCCCACTACTGGCTCTCGGGGCAGGTCGGCTGGCTCGCCCGCGACCGCTGGTCCGTCCCGCTGGTGCACACCGCGCACACGCTGGCGAAGGTGAAGAACGCCGCGCTCGCCGAGGGCGACAAGCCCGAACCGCGCACCCGCGTGATCGGCGAGGAACAGGTGGTCGCCGAGGCCGACCGGCTGGTGGCCAACACCGCCGTCGAGGCGCGCCAGCTCATCGACCTCTACGACGCCGAGCCGCACGCGGTGCACGCCGTGCCGCCGGGCGTCGACCTCGAACGCTTCACACCGGGGTCGCAGCACGCCGCGCGCGAAGCCCTCGGCCTGGCCGACGACGACGTCGTGCTCGCCTTCGCCGGCCGCATCCAGCCGCTGAAGGCGCCGGACGTGCTGCTGCACGCCGCGGCCGCGATGCTGCGCCGCCGACCCGAGCTGGCTTCGCGCCTGGTCGTGCTGGTCGTCGGCGGCCCGTCCGGCTCCGGGCTGGAGCAGCCGCAGGCGCTGCGGGAGCTGGCGGTTTCGCTGGGCATCGAGGCGCAGGTGCGGTTCCTGCCGCCGCAGCCGGGCGAGCGCCTGGCCCGGGTCTTCCGCGCCGCCGACGTCGTCGCGGTGCCCAGCTACAACGAGTCGTTCGGCCTGGTCGCACTGGAGGCGCAGGCCTGCGGGACGCCGGTGGTCGCGGCCGAGGTCGGCGGGCTGCCGGTGGCGGTGCCGCACGGCGTGTCCGGCCTGCTGGTGCCGGGGCACGGCGCCGAAGAGTGGGCGGACGCGCTGGCCGCGGTCGCGCTGCGCCCGGACCGGCGCGCCGAACTCGGTGCCAACGCCGTCGTGCACGCGCGGCGGTTCTCCTGGCGCCGCACCACGGACGCGCTGCTCGACATCTATGCTCAGGCCACCAGCGCGTTCCGGCAGGCGCTGGAACTGCGCGCGGAGGTGGCGGTGTGA
- a CDS encoding L,D-transpeptidase produces MIERRTVFKAALAAGAALVAAACSSTNDGTALPTGAAGADGESAQPVAKITAEPAVNAKDVPVLKPVVIKVADGKLTECKVTADGGKAVKGDTAPDGLTWTSSEPLGYGKTYTYAAKATGSDGKPAELTGTFTTISPAKQIRATLNPADNQQVGVAMPISVKFASPVKDRKAVEKALSVKTDQDVEGAWGWLSDSQVDYRPKEYWPQNITVSVEAKLYGVELGGGAYGKADVTTKFKIGRNQVVKVNTPDHQMRVYRGGSQVKSYPCANGLDAEVDRNTPNGTYIIMSKEPTAVFDNARYGYTNVNKKWACRFSNHGEYIHENQDNAANIGKNNNSHGCVNLLEADAKDFFDSALVGDPVEITGSQLGAPMASDVKDWNYSWSAWKSLGAK; encoded by the coding sequence GTGATCGAACGGCGTACGGTCTTCAAGGCCGCTCTGGCGGCGGGGGCCGCCCTGGTCGCCGCGGCGTGTTCGAGCACGAACGACGGCACCGCGCTGCCCACCGGGGCGGCGGGCGCCGACGGGGAGAGCGCCCAGCCCGTGGCGAAGATCACGGCGGAGCCGGCGGTCAACGCGAAGGACGTCCCGGTCCTCAAGCCCGTCGTGATCAAGGTCGCCGACGGCAAGCTCACCGAGTGCAAGGTGACCGCGGACGGCGGCAAGGCCGTCAAGGGCGACACCGCCCCCGACGGGCTCACCTGGACCAGCTCCGAGCCGCTCGGCTACGGCAAGACCTACACCTACGCGGCCAAAGCCACCGGCTCCGACGGCAAGCCGGCCGAGCTCACCGGCACGTTCACCACGATCAGCCCGGCCAAGCAGATCCGCGCCACGCTCAACCCCGCCGACAACCAGCAGGTCGGCGTGGCCATGCCGATCAGCGTCAAGTTCGCGTCGCCGGTCAAGGACCGCAAGGCCGTCGAGAAGGCGCTGTCCGTGAAGACGGACCAGGACGTCGAAGGCGCCTGGGGCTGGCTGTCCGACAGCCAGGTCGACTACCGGCCGAAGGAGTACTGGCCGCAGAACATCACGGTGAGCGTCGAGGCGAAGCTCTACGGCGTCGAGCTGGGCGGCGGCGCGTACGGCAAGGCCGACGTCACCACGAAGTTCAAGATCGGCCGCAACCAGGTGGTCAAGGTCAACACCCCGGACCACCAGATGCGCGTCTACCGGGGCGGGTCGCAGGTCAAGAGCTACCCGTGCGCGAACGGCCTGGACGCCGAGGTCGACCGCAACACCCCCAACGGCACCTACATCATCATGAGCAAGGAGCCGACGGCCGTCTTCGACAACGCCCGCTACGGCTACACGAACGTCAACAAGAAGTGGGCCTGCCGGTTCTCCAACCACGGCGAGTACATCCACGAGAACCAGGACAACGCGGCCAACATCGGGAAGAACAACAACTCCCACGGCTGCGTCAACCTCCTCGAGGCCGACGCCAAGGACTTCTTCGACTCCGCGCTGGTCGGCGACCCGGTCGAGATCACCGGCTCCCAGCTGGGCGCGCCGATGGCCTCGGACGTCAAGGACTGGAACTACAGCTGGTCGGCCTGGAAGTCGCTGGGAGCGAAGTAG
- a CDS encoding UDP-N-acetylmuramate dehydrogenase: MNTAPTPALPQLSAYTTLRLGGPARRFVSAVTSEELVEAVRDADAAGEPVLLLGGGSNLVVADAGFDGTLVEVANTGWRRDGDVVEVQAGQNWDAFVAALVEAGLGGLECLSGIPGSVGATPIQNVGAYGCEVAESLVSVDVYDRVTREVRTLKADELGFAYRTSVLKGTDTGVVLSVRFEVREDGLSAPIRYAELARTLGVEIGARVPAAEAREAVLKLRRGKGMVLDPADHDTWSAGSFFTNPIIPAAEAAAVLERITAAVGSEAPQYPADGGIKLSAAWLIERAGFAKGYPGPGNRVSLSTKHTLALTNRGGATTEDLLALAREVRDGVRERFGVSLHPEPLLINCVI, encoded by the coding sequence GTGAACACCGCCCCGACTCCCGCGCTCCCGCAGCTCTCGGCGTACACCACGTTGCGCCTCGGCGGCCCCGCCCGCCGGTTCGTGAGCGCCGTGACCAGCGAAGAACTCGTCGAGGCCGTCCGCGACGCCGACGCGGCGGGCGAGCCGGTGCTGCTGCTCGGCGGCGGCTCCAACCTGGTGGTCGCCGACGCGGGGTTCGACGGCACCCTCGTCGAGGTGGCGAACACCGGCTGGCGCCGCGACGGCGACGTCGTCGAGGTGCAGGCCGGCCAGAACTGGGACGCCTTCGTCGCCGCGCTGGTCGAGGCCGGGCTGGGCGGGCTCGAGTGTCTCTCGGGCATCCCGGGCAGCGTCGGCGCGACGCCGATCCAGAACGTCGGCGCGTACGGCTGCGAGGTCGCGGAGTCCCTGGTCAGCGTCGACGTCTACGACCGCGTGACGCGCGAGGTGCGCACGCTCAAGGCCGACGAGCTCGGCTTCGCCTACCGCACCAGCGTCCTCAAGGGCACCGACACCGGCGTCGTCCTCTCGGTCCGCTTCGAGGTCCGCGAAGACGGCCTTTCCGCGCCCATCCGCTACGCCGAACTGGCGCGCACGCTCGGCGTCGAGATCGGCGCCCGTGTCCCGGCGGCCGAAGCGCGCGAAGCCGTGCTGAAGCTGCGTCGCGGCAAGGGCATGGTGCTGGACCCGGCCGACCACGACACGTGGAGCGCGGGCTCGTTCTTCACCAACCCGATCATCCCGGCCGCCGAGGCGGCGGCCGTCCTCGAGCGGATCACGGCGGCCGTCGGCTCGGAGGCCCCGCAGTACCCGGCCGACGGCGGCATCAAGCTCTCGGCCGCCTGGCTGATCGAGCGCGCCGGCTTCGCCAAGGGGTACCCCGGACCGGGGAACCGCGTCTCGCTGTCGACGAAGCACACGCTCGCGCTGACCAACCGCGGCGGCGCGACGACCGAAGACCTGCTGGCGCTGGCCAGGGAGGTCCGCGACGGGGTGCGGGAGCGCTTCGGCGTCTCCCTGCACCCGGAACCGCTCTTGATCAACTGCGTCATTTGA
- a CDS encoding YbjN domain-containing protein yields MSLDQLIQSTLDSAELKYDKRGPGKYFVTLPGTKKLQTNAWLVDGDHAFSVEAFVCRRPDESHEDVYRFLLQRNAKLYGVHYTVDSLGDIYLVGRFGKETMSADELDKVLGQVLEAADGDFNTLLEIGFATSIKREWDWRVSRGESLANLQAFKHLVAPERPHEPGLTES; encoded by the coding sequence GTGAGCCTGGACCAGCTGATCCAGTCTACTTTGGACTCGGCCGAGCTGAAGTACGACAAACGCGGTCCCGGCAAGTACTTCGTCACCCTGCCGGGGACGAAGAAGCTGCAGACGAACGCGTGGCTGGTCGACGGCGACCACGCGTTTTCGGTCGAGGCCTTCGTCTGCCGCCGTCCCGACGAGTCCCATGAGGACGTTTACCGGTTCCTGTTGCAGCGCAACGCGAAGCTGTACGGCGTGCACTACACAGTGGACAGTCTCGGGGACATCTACCTGGTCGGCCGGTTCGGCAAGGAGACGATGTCCGCCGACGAGCTCGACAAGGTGCTCGGCCAGGTCCTCGAAGCCGCCGACGGCGACTTCAACACGCTGCTGGAGATCGGCTTCGCGACGTCGATCAAGCGCGAGTGGGACTGGCGCGTCTCCCGCGGCGAGTCGCTGGCCAACCTCCAGGCGTTCAAGCACCTCGTCGCCCCCGAGCGGCCGCACGAACCGGGCTTGACCGAGTCGTGA